A region of Subtercola boreus DNA encodes the following proteins:
- a CDS encoding LacI family DNA-binding transcriptional regulator → MDGRKRGTGATTLTDVAQLAGVSLATASKAMNGVSQVRAETRQRVLDAAATLSFTPNPFAKALNSATTGTIGMLTQDLDNRFVLPVLLGAEDAFGAGSTSVLLADARSDSIRERHQLGMLLAKRVDGLLVVGRTTNPRASLTAGLKVPVVYVYAPSDDPADLSFTPDNFDAGRQAVDHLLSRGRRRIAFINGDPSYSAAQDRVAGATSRLAEEGLSLVGGADLFGPWGERWGRRCTESLVESGVQFDALLCGSDQLARGALDQLRESRRSVPDDVAVMGFDNWDLLAEEARPPLTSVEMNLEQLGRSAALELVAAIGGTTARGVRRGAVRVVPRESTGSWLHTDGGGTSADTGTRETGTS, encoded by the coding sequence ATGGACGGCAGGAAGCGCGGCACCGGCGCGACCACGCTGACCGATGTCGCCCAGCTCGCCGGGGTCTCGCTCGCCACCGCCTCGAAGGCGATGAACGGCGTCAGCCAGGTGCGCGCCGAGACGCGCCAGCGTGTGCTCGACGCGGCGGCCACCCTCTCGTTCACACCGAACCCCTTCGCGAAGGCCCTCAACTCCGCCACCACCGGCACCATCGGCATGCTCACCCAGGACCTCGACAACCGCTTCGTGCTGCCCGTGCTGCTCGGCGCCGAAGACGCGTTCGGTGCCGGCTCGACCTCGGTGCTGCTGGCGGATGCCCGCAGTGACTCGATCCGCGAACGGCACCAGCTCGGCATGCTGCTGGCGAAGAGGGTGGATGGCCTGCTGGTCGTCGGGCGCACGACGAACCCCCGGGCATCCCTCACTGCCGGCCTGAAGGTACCGGTGGTGTACGTCTACGCCCCCTCCGACGACCCCGCAGACCTGTCGTTCACACCCGACAACTTCGACGCCGGGCGGCAGGCCGTCGATCACCTGCTCTCGCGGGGGCGGCGGCGGATCGCGTTCATCAACGGCGACCCGTCGTACTCGGCCGCGCAGGATCGCGTGGCGGGAGCGACGTCGCGACTCGCGGAGGAGGGCCTGTCGCTCGTCGGCGGAGCGGACCTGTTCGGGCCGTGGGGCGAACGGTGGGGGCGGCGCTGCACGGAGTCCCTCGTCGAATCGGGCGTGCAGTTCGACGCGCTGCTCTGCGGCAGCGACCAGCTCGCCCGGGGCGCCCTCGACCAGCTGCGCGAGAGCCGGCGGAGCGTTCCCGACGACGTGGCCGTGATGGGCTTCGACAACTGGGACCTGCTCGCCGAAGAGGCGCGCCCACCTCTCACCAGCGTCGAGATGAACCTCGAGCAACTGGGCCGGTCGGCCGCGCTCGAACTCGTGGCGGCGATCGGCGGCACCACCGCACGGGGCGTCCGACGCGGTGCCGTGCGCGTCGTGCCGCGCGAGTCGACGGGATCGTGGCTTCACACCGACGGCGGCGGCACCAGCGCCGACACCGGCACCAGGGAAACGGGCACCTCATGA